The nucleotide window TACTTCAGGCATCCTACTTGTGGCTAAAAAGCGTTCTGCGCTTCGTCATCTGCAAGCACAGTTCCGAGCTAAAACAGTGAAGAAGTTTTACTTCGCACTGGTGATGGGGCAGTGGAAAAGCAGTTGTAAAGTGGTTAACGCACCGCTGCTGAAAAATGAAGTAAACAGTATTGTTCGTGTTAACCCAAACGGTAAGCCATCCGAGACACGCTTTAAGATTTTGGAGAAGTTTGAACAGGCGACCTTGATTCAAGCAAGCCCGATCACCGGGCGTACACACCAAATTCGTGTCCATACCCAGTACACCGGGCACCCGATCGCTTGGGATGACCGTTATGGTGACCGCCGTTTTGATGCTTACACAGGTCAATATGGTTTGGATCGGTTGTTCCTTCATGCGGCGAATATTAAGTTCCAACATCCTTCAAATGATGAATGGATGGAAATTAACGCGAAGATGGAACCTAAATTAGAGAAAGTGCTCGCTGGTTTAAGAAAAGCATAGTTTGTACGTACCCGTTTCATTCCGAGGAGCCAAAGCGACATCAGGAATCTACTCACTTTGAGCTCGTCGCCGACATCAGCACCCACAGCGCTAACTTAATCGGAAAGTAGATCCTGAATCACGCTCCTTCGTCGTTGTCTAGGATGACTGATTGATTTGAACACGTCGTTCGCGCTAAGAGAACGACGTTAAGTACAGCCTTTTGTCCTTATATTAAAGGACATCAAGCCCTTGAACACGCAACATATCAATCAAGTCAATGAGCGGCAGGCCAACGAGCGTATTCGGGTCTTTACCGACCAGCTTATTAAATAAGCAAATCCCCATGCCTTCACTTTTGAAACTGCCTGCACAGTAAAATGGCTCTTCTCTGTCTACATATCGTTCTATTTGTTCACGAGTTAAATCCCGGAAGTGAACTTCGAAAGTATCGTAACCAACCTCGGTATGGTTAGTCGCAGTATTATGTACGGCAAGGCCGGTATAAAAAGTAATCACGTTTCCACTTTGCGCAAGTAACTGTCCGATGGCATTTTCACGATTGAGTGGCTTGCCAACGATCTTATCGTTAATCACACAAAC belongs to Vibrio sp. STUT-A11 and includes:
- the rluC gene encoding 23S rRNA pseudouridine(955/2504/2580) synthase RluC gives rise to the protein MSEIRTKVQFVDIDEDMAGQRIDNFLRNQLKDIPKSMIYRIVRKGEVRVNKKRIKAEYKLKAGDLVRIPPVTMEKKEDDVAPSTKLNRVAELEDMIIFEDDHMLILNKPSGTAVHGGSGLKFGAIEALRALRPDARFLELVHRIDRDTSGILLVAKKRSALRHLQAQFRAKTVKKFYFALVMGQWKSSCKVVNAPLLKNEVNSIVRVNPNGKPSETRFKILEKFEQATLIQASPITGRTHQIRVHTQYTGHPIAWDDRYGDRRFDAYTGQYGLDRLFLHAANIKFQHPSNDEWMEINAKMEPKLEKVLAGLRKA
- a CDS encoding nucleoside triphosphate pyrophosphatase, which produces MKNYQLVLASTSPFRRQLMEKLSVPFICLSPDCDETPLDDEKPVELVMRLAANKATSCTTDQPSLIVGSDQVCVINDKIVGKPLNRENAIGQLLAQSGNVITFYTGLAVHNTATNHTEVGYDTFEVHFRDLTREQIERYVDREEPFYCAGSFKSEGMGICLFNKLVGKDPNTLVGLPLIDLIDMLRVQGLDVL